A window of Pyrus communis chromosome 3, drPyrComm1.1, whole genome shotgun sequence genomic DNA:
TTAGGGATGGTAATGGTATAGCCTCCGTAGCCTCCGTCAAAACTGTAGGGATTCAGAAGAGGGATGCATATTGAATctatactaaaacccaaaaccaactgAAACATTGTTTATAAGCACAGTGTGCTTCATGCTTTGCCCTTTGCTTAATTTGTGTTATTACAGGTCAACTATGTCTTTTTGGTTTAGTATGCGTGTTGCTGCTTTAGACCAACTTCAATCTTTGGACCCAACCCAAATACTTAGGTCCACTGAAAGACAGAATTTAACTTAGTAGATGTCACCCAACCATCCAGACCTAAGTTGCATGAACTAAAATGTATTAATTGTTGTGGAGTGGTTTTAACTTAATTATTTCTTTGGTAAGGAttgttattataactttaagtTATGTTATCTTGGTTTAATTTTACGAATGTTTTAACCAACCAAACTTCAATACACACACCAaccaaactttaaaacacatTCTAACCAAACTTCAATATCTACCGGTCGAAACTACCTAACAATCACCAAACAACAATAAAATTTCATTCCTCCCTTTCCCTATATAAGGAAAATTTAAACACAAATCACAAAACATATTATCTTTCATATCTATTCAGAGTGATACGTTTTCTCATTTCAACGGCTTCAAGACGTAGTTTGGTGATAAAACTGTTGCAACAACCTCAATGTTGGCTGATCAAGCTAACAGACCGATATATCAGGGTTCGGACATTGGTCATAATCTACAAACTGAAGTTACAATTTtatattcacttatattctttatttattgatatGTATGTTCATAGAAACTGTCCAACAGAAGCAAACAGATTCATATTGATTACATGCACATCAAACTtagagaaaacaaagaaaaccgaAAGACGAAAACGAAAATTTAGGATTTAAGAACACAGAACATCAAAAGATGAAgctttttcagttttcattccTCCATGTGTATTAGGCAACGAAGACCTTCCCCTTTAAGCATGTACTCAAAAGCCTTGTTGATTTCTGAGAAGGGGACTTCGTGGGTGATGAATTTTTCTAGCTCCAGTTCCTGcaacattaatttaattattgagtgttcacttaaaacattaatttaattatcaagtgTTCACTTAAAATTTGGGAAAAAGTTGGAAACAAAGCATGAATCGAAATTAGCCTTTTACCTTGTTCATGTACTTCTCCACAACAGAGGGAATGTCCGTTCGAGGCTTGTAGTTTCCGTAGAATGTACCCTTGAGAGTCCTCTCGGTCAGAAAGTTAACTGGATGTGTCTTGAAGACGGCTTCTTTGTGTGGTACTCCCACAAGAACAGCAACACCCCAACCCTAAAATTAATAGCAGTTTAATTATGTGTTTACTTGTTAATAATAAGATCACgctgaaatttgaaaaagagaATTTAGAAAATGGAGGCAGAGAAGAAGCTATAGCATTACATCATGGACACATTCAAATGCAGATATCATGGCTTCGACACTTCCTGTACATTCAATGCTTCTGTCCACTCCTCCATTTGTCAGCTCAGCAATCAcctcttgaactggttttttGTGCTCTTTTGGGTTCACGAATTCTGTCACACCAAACTTTTTTGCTGCAAACAACCAAGTTCAAACGAGAGAGGTCTTGAGAATATTTGTCAATgcaaaaaaatgataaatgaGACATTATAGAATTGTGTATTTTACCTTCTTCAAATTTGCTCGAATTCAAATCAACACCGATAATTCTTGAAGCACCAGACAACCTGGCTCCTTCGGCAGCCTAAAAACAGAAGGATCGACTTAGACAAGCATGTTTCATCATACATATACAAGTGAGCAAGCAAGTGAAAGTGATTAGGAGACTTACTGCAAGGCCTACAGCTCCCAATCCGAAAACAGCCACGGTTGATCCCCTTTTCGGTTTTGCAACATTTAGAGTAGCTCCGAGACCTAAACAACACACATTCAAAAAATAGATAAGAAAATGATGTCAGTTACACAACTTGTATCTGTTTGAACAATTTGGCTCTATGCTAATAAACAATTTACCTGTGGAGATTCCACAACTGAGGAGACAGACTTTGTCTAGAGGCGCCGAGGGATTGATCTTGGCAACGCAGCCAACATGAACAACAGTGTACTCACTGAAGGTGGATGTCCCAACAAAGTGGTAGATAGGCTTGCCTTTGATTGAAAATCTTGATTTTCCATCACCGAGCATCACTCCCCTGTCAGTGTTTATCCTGAGGAGGTCACACATGTTGCTCTCTTCTGATTTGCAGTGAGCGCAGTCCTTGCATTCCCCCATGAATACCGGCAGGACATGGTCGCCGGCTTTCAGATCCGTCACGCCCTCACCAACACTCTCCACAATCCTAGGAGTATTAACCAGCAATCCGCATAAATTTTAATTCACGATCAATGATTCAGTTGCACATCATTTACCTATATGTTCTATTAATTTAGTAACAAGATGATAGAAATGTACATACCCTCCTGCCTCATGACCATAAATTCTAGGAAATAAAGGGTTTTGTCCCTGCAATATAGAAAATCCATTTTAGATTAGGTGTTGTAAATATGTGAATCTTGAATCAATAAAATGAAATATGCTTAAGagttagggaaaaaaaaagagcaatggaccatttttcaaatccaatttattgaaatgaTCAGTTTTTGTCATATTGCcgatatttgattttgattagtTCAATAACTGAAATTCAGAAAGAATTATTCTGACAAATTTCTCAAGACAATATCATACCTTGGCTTCCCAGAAGTAGACATCAGTGTGGCACAAAGACGTAAAAAGGATCTTCAAGCGAACTTCATttgcttgtggtggtgccacctcaacttcttcaaccaCCAGTGGCTTCCCTGCTTCCCAAGCTACAGCAGCTACAGAAACCAGATAATAATAGAATTAAggataaattagaattagatatcttattttagatttttctaaattaaacatctgttacttttcaacttttaattaaagtgcttttacttttaattaaactttatatttcaggtatatttttaatttaagtattttttaaattcttttaaatccatttctatgtaaaaaaaaatgcactcaATAATATTCATTAATTTATTGCTATTTTTATGGAATCTCATCCCTTCCTCAATTTAAGGATTCAATAATATCTACTGGGTTCAAGATTAATTCGATGAAATATAGTTTTTCTAATTTCcaactcaacattttatatagattataaaaaaacaagagtcgtttataattaaaattgagatGTAGTTTTTTGGGTTACACAACTTACACATAAAGTACCATAAGTTTTGTGCGTACCAAAATAAGGATAATACAACGTACTAATAACTTGGTACGTACTAAATAAAGAATTGCATACGTAccaaaaacaatattttataacgTACCAAAATACTAATATGTACccagattaaatttatataacgtACCAATAACGCACCAAATGATTGgtacgttatatttaatatatctgtttggtacgttatatttaatatatatgcatgttatatttcataattgtatgttaataggatgtttatgtgtttttagaatttaaaacaacaaattatttgaataagaaaaattcattttgaacgaattatgataagataagataagataggatatttgttgtgattttagaatatttgtgatattattttatgaactagttggttaattaaatacaataaaatcataatttttaattaaaaattagtaaaaaaatgtttgatcaaaagtttaaaagttatagatgtttgattaaaaaaattcaaatttgaggcatctatatcaaaatgcccctagaattaataaaccaaaaattaatgaaggaatttacttaataaacaatctcagaaacaaaaaggaaatttaCCTCTGCAGCGTATGACCTGACCAGCAGTATCACACATTCTTCCTTTGAATCCAATAAAAACTTGATGAAACTGAAACTCTTCAAGCTCTTTATAACAACAGTTTGAagtgtttaatttttttgggtggTGAGAAATAAAAGTCAACTTGTACGGATATTTCCATATGGATAAGTGCAAGTGGGGAGCGGGAGAAACCAAAACCATTCCTTGATTTCAATTGATAGGAGTTTAGTCCCTGGTTCTACATGCTGCAGCTTGCTACTAGGTACTGTTGGCCAATATTTGGTATAAGACTATACTCTCCAataaattcattttcttttctggcCCTTTTTTGAGAATTTGTGGGTTTTTGCGCAAAATTTATAAACGGCCCTTCCATAAgagggttaaaaaaaaaaaaatgtaggaaAATTTGTTAATGGTTAAAAACAACTTAAGTCAAAATACACTTTAGGACTCACTGGTTGTAATTCaatttaggctttttagccaaaatgattatgagatttgtataactcctcattttggttcttgagatttgaaaCCAATATAAGTGgttcctgagtttgtccaccatcaatcattttgggcattccatgaaaaattctattaaatcaagaccaaaatgataaaaatatcctcactttaataaacaatggtccaaaatgatttgacaaaaatttgagggtatttttgtcattatccttatttaatggagatttttcatagaatgaccaaaataattgatggtggacaaactcaatgaccacttctatcgatttcaaatctcaaggaccaaaaagtgaggagttatgtcaatttcagagaccattttggctaaaaactCTTAATTTTACAAATGTTATTAAATATTAATCATAAAGAGCTACAAACATAACATTCACTATATAATCAAAAGCAAttcaatcttaaacaaccaaacaagtaaaaaaaaaaaggcacaaaaactctaaatttaaaatatcacttgaatatatagcattattatgtaaataaattgaaaaaaaattattttttaggatgttgttattgacacttcaaaatcTTATTAtgcactccaaatttttatatttacattgAAAATTATTACACTTATAAGGAATGCACAATGAGATTTTATAGTGCTAATAAAAGCAATTTTTTTAGGGAATTCTTTTGAAATGTTATAAGAACTTCCacacatttttcaatttgttatatgaacTAACATTTTCAGCGATTTGTCATTCCAACTTTCCGAAGTTATTAATTTGCCTAATCATAACTTCGTTAAGTTTTCCGTCCAAAATAAATCATTTGCTTTGCAATGACTTGTGTTTGGGTTATTTTAGACATTTCAACATAATAAAAATATCATCCTAACTTTATCCTAGATTGGAGGGTTCCCAATGACTCTATattttttagtcatcttcacttCGAACACAGAGAAGCGAGTGCATGTCGTTCTCCTTTTCCGAACAGCAAATCCTCAGATCCTCATATATCaaatcaacctttttttttgcattttttgagAAATCCTAGAATTATTTTTGTCGAGTGCAACTTATTAGAATGGGTGAGatgttgaaatatttgaaataaTCCTAGACATAAGTTATATGCCTTGCACATGATTATGATTCTATTATAGGttcataaaatattaatattaacaTGCATTCAGTTATAATACGTGAATTAGTAACATCGCAATTTGCAGTGCCAAATATAACCGTGGCTCAAATTGTTTTCGCTTTTTACTTGCACATGGAAGTACCTTTCTTGATTTTAATTGGTGTTAGAGAATTACCTATTAGTCGACCATATGGCTgttctaattaatttttcaaaacactACAAATTAAACAGACAGTTTATGAAATACAAGGCCAAAGAGGTTTAAAACTGCATATATTTTGCAGAAACAGAAACAGATTGAATTGTGttctttatttattgatataaaTGTCCATAGAAACTGTCCAACAGAAGCAAACAGATTCTCATATGCATTATAAGTAGatcaaacttggacgaaatcgAAAACAGAACATCAAAGATGAAGCCTTTTCAGTTCTCAATCCTCCATGTGGATTATGCAACGAAGACCTTCCCCTTTAAGCATGTACTCAAATGCCTTGTTGATTTCCGAGAATGGGACTTTGTGGGTGATGAATTTTTCTAGCTGCAGTTCCTGcaacattaatttaattattcagtGATCACTTAAttaactaaaaaattaaaatttgggaaaacatggaaacaaaacatgaatcaaAGTTAGCCTTCTACCTTGTTCATGTACTTCTCCACGACAGAGGGAATGTCCGTTCGAGGCTTGTAGTTTCCGAAGAATGTACCCTTGAGAGTCCTCTCGTTCAGAAAGTTAAGCGGATGCGTCTTGAAGACGGCTTCTTTGTGTGGTACTCCCACAAGAACAGCAACACCCCAACCCTGAAATAGCAGTTTAATTATGTGTTTACTTGTTAATAAATAAGATCccgttgaaatttgaaagagaga
This region includes:
- the LOC137729167 gene encoding alcohol dehydrogenase-like produces the protein MCDTAGQVIRCRAAVAWEAGKPLVVEEVEVAPPQANEVRLKILFTSLCHTDVYFWEAKGQNPLFPRIYGHEAGGIVESVGEGVTDLKAGDHVLPVFMGECKDCAHCKSEESNMCDLLRINTDRGVMLGDGKSRFSIKGKPIYHFVGTSTFSEYTVVHVGCVAKINPSAPLDKVCLLSCGISTGLGATLNVAKPKRGSTVAVFGLGAVGLAAAEGARLSGASRIIGVDLNSSKFEEAKKFGVTEFVNPKEHKKPVQEVIAELTNGGVDRSIECTGSVEAMISAFECVHDGWGVAVLVGVPHKEAVFKTHPVNFLTERTLKGTFYGNYKPRTDIPSVVEKYMNKELELEKFITHEVPFSEINKAFEYMLKGEGLRCLIHMEE